A portion of the Deltaproteobacteria bacterium genome contains these proteins:
- a CDS encoding 3-oxoacyl-ACP reductase FabG, with protein MKFTNKYVLVTGGGSGIGRATCLAFAREGADVAVADFDAGNAEKVAAEVQSSGRKAVAIKVDVTDPASTQAMVSQAVTSLGAVHILVNSAGVREIIPFLDLPFAEWQRVIGTNLSGTFLSSQVVAQHLVKQGKGGKIINLASVAGLTGVPNRAAYVSSKHAVVGLTKEMALELADKNIQVNAVAPGVVQTSMTASYFEKPSVMDTLKKAHPAGRWAQPEEIANLILFLASPEADFITGATFPIDGGFMAGKTV; from the coding sequence ATGAAATTCACAAACAAATACGTCCTCGTTACCGGCGGCGGCAGTGGCATTGGTCGTGCAACGTGTCTGGCATTTGCACGAGAAGGTGCCGATGTTGCTGTTGCCGATTTTGATGCTGGCAATGCCGAAAAAGTTGCCGCTGAGGTGCAAAGCAGCGGAAGAAAAGCTGTTGCGATAAAGGTTGACGTGACCGATCCCGCGTCGACACAAGCGATGGTCTCTCAAGCTGTGACAAGTCTGGGAGCAGTTCATATTCTGGTCAACAGCGCAGGCGTACGTGAGATCATTCCCTTCCTGGATTTACCGTTTGCTGAATGGCAGCGCGTGATCGGCACGAACCTGAGTGGTACGTTTCTCAGTAGTCAGGTGGTTGCCCAACATCTGGTGAAGCAGGGGAAGGGCGGGAAGATCATCAATCTCGCTTCAGTTGCTGGGTTGACTGGCGTCCCTAATCGCGCTGCGTATGTGTCTTCGAAACATGCCGTGGTGGGTCTGACCAAAGAGATGGCCCTGGAACTGGCTGATAAGAACATTCAAGTGAATGCGGTTGCGCCCGGAGTTGTGCAGACATCGATGACGGCTTCATACTTTGAGAAACCGTCTGTGATGGATACCTTGAAGAAAGCCCATCCCGCAGGTCGCTGGGCGCAACCCGAGGAAATTGCCAACCTGATTCTTTTTCTTGCTTCACCTGAAGCAGATTTCATTACCGGCGCGACATTTCCCATTGATGGTGGGTTTATGGCGGGGAAGACGGTGTAA
- a CDS encoding SDR family oxidoreductase, protein MQLQNHVALITGAGRGIGKAIALRFAREGADVAIFDLNAEWAQSTGEEIKALGRRTFVKTVDVSDCEQAQAAVHEAAAALGKLDVLVNNAGIGKAQHFLKVTKENWERHINIHLNGSFYCAQAAAQEMAKRNYGRIINIASIAGLIGPIDLAPYGAAKAGIIGLTHAAALDLADYGITVNAIAPGPIDTELLRTWPPDALRERGQHMPIARLGTVDEIAHAALFLASPDSSFITGVVLPVDGGTIAAGAYMVEKYRRRKAG, encoded by the coding sequence ATGCAACTCCAAAATCACGTTGCCCTTATCACCGGCGCAGGCCGCGGAATTGGCAAGGCCATTGCCCTGCGTTTTGCTCGTGAGGGGGCAGACGTTGCCATATTTGATTTGAATGCGGAATGGGCGCAGTCAACTGGCGAAGAAATCAAAGCGCTGGGACGAAGGACATTCGTTAAAACGGTTGATGTCAGCGACTGTGAACAAGCGCAAGCTGCTGTTCATGAGGCGGCAGCCGCGCTTGGCAAACTCGATGTGCTGGTAAACAACGCTGGCATTGGTAAAGCGCAGCACTTTCTTAAAGTCACCAAAGAGAACTGGGAACGGCACATCAATATCCACCTCAATGGGTCGTTCTATTGCGCGCAAGCCGCAGCCCAGGAAATGGCCAAGCGCAATTATGGGCGCATCATTAACATAGCCTCGATTGCTGGATTGATCGGTCCGATTGACCTTGCACCGTACGGAGCGGCCAAAGCTGGCATCATTGGTTTGACGCACGCGGCAGCGCTCGATCTGGCTGACTACGGTATCACCGTCAATGCGATTGCCCCTGGTCCGATCGATACTGAACTGCTGCGCACCTGGCCACCAGATGCGTTACGCGAACGCGGGCAACACATGCCGATTGCCCGTCTTGGTACGGTTGATGAAATCGCCCATGCTGCCTTGTTTCTCGCGTCTCCAGATTCGAGCTTCATTACAGGTGTCGTGTTGCCGGTTGATGGCGGGACCATTGCGGCGGGCGCATACATGGTGGAGAAGTATCGGCGACGGAAGGCGGGGTGA